A stretch of the Zonotrichia albicollis isolate bZonAlb1 chromosome 29, bZonAlb1.hap1, whole genome shotgun sequence genome encodes the following:
- the LOC102075091 gene encoding nuclear receptor ROR-beta, translating to MRAQIEVIPCKICGDKSSGIHYGVITCEGCKGFFRRSQQNNASYSCSRQRNCLIDRTNRNRCQHCRLQKCLALGMSRDAVKFGRMSKKQRDSLYAEVQKHQQSQEQSGGAKDEPEPLSRVYTTSVSSGLSDLDDISTLSDGLLFDFPLTPDGGSTYYNLDLLASAQPSPDQSSLDVADATLIKQESLYELMLEPALLAHGALEGAQLPPDISVLEIDRVAQNVVKSHLETCQYTTEELKRLAWSLYSPEEVRALQSKSCEAMWQQCSLQISNAIQYVVEFAKRIDGFMELCQNDQIILLKAGCLEVLLIRMIRAFNPLNNTVLFEGKFGGMQMFKSLGCDDLIGAVFELGRTLCRLQLSDEELALFTAAVLLSPDRPWLTESKKVQKLQDKIYVALQHEIQKKHSAEDKLSKMVSKLPLMKTICNLHLDKLEFFRLLHPETAMNFPPLYKEVFNSELQYSDPRES from the exons ATGCGAG CCCAAATCGAGGTGATCCCGTGCAAGATCTGCGGAGACAAATCCTCAGGGATCCACTACGGTGTCATCACCTGCGAAGGCTGCAAG GGTTTCTTTCGGAGGAGCCAGCAGAACAATGCCAGCTACTCGTGCTCCCGGCAGAGGAACTGCCTGATCGACCGCACCAACCGCAACCGCTGCCAGCACTGCCGCCTGCAGAAATGCCTGGCACTGGGCATGTCCCGCGACG CGGTGAAGTTCGGCCGCATGTCCAAGAAGCAGCGGGACAGCCTCTACGCCGAGGTGCAGAAgcaccagcagagccaggagcagagcggcGGCGCCAAGGACGAGCCCGAGCCCCTGAGCCGCGTGTACACCACGAGCGTCAGCAGCGGCCTCTCGGACCTGGACGACATCTCCACGCTGTCCGACGGGCTCCTCTTCGACTTTCCCCTGACCCCCGACGGCGGCAGCACCTACTACAACCTGGACCTGCTGGCCTCGGCACAGCCCTCGCCCGACCAGTCCAGCCTGGACGTGGCCGATGCCACGCTCATCAAGCAGGAATCCCTCTACGAGCTGATGCTGGAGCCGGCGCTGCTGGCACACGGGGCGCTGGAGGGAGCCCAGCTGCCCCCTGACATCTCTGTCCTGGAGATTG ACCGGGTGGCCCAGAACGTGGTGAAGTCCCACCTGGAGACGTGCCAGTACACCACGGAGGAGCTGAAGCGCCTGGCCTGGAGCCTCTACTCGCCCGAGGAGGTCCGTGCCCTGCAGAGCAAG agctgCGAGGCCATGTGGCAGCAGTGCTCGCTGCAGATCTCCAACGCCATCCAGTACGTGGTGGAGTTCGCCAAGCGCATCGACGGCTTCATGGAGCTCTGCCAGAACGACCAGATCATCCTGCTGAAAGCCG GTTGCCTCGAGGTGCTCCTGATCCGCATGATCCGCGCCTTCAACCCCCTGAACAACACCGTCCTCTTCGAGGGCAAGTTCGGTGGCATGCAGATGTTCAAATCTCTCG GCTGTGACGACCTCATCGGTGCAGTCTTCGAGCTGGGCAGGACCCTGTGCCGCCTGCAGCTGTCGGACGAGGAGCTCGCCCTCttcactgctgctgtgctgctctccccag ACCGCCCGTGGCTGACCGAGTCCAAGAAGGTGCAGAAGCTCCAGGACAAGATCTACGTGGCCCTGCAGCACGAGATCCAGAAGAAACACTCCGCTGAGGACAAGCTCTCGAAG ATGGTTTCCAAGCTGCCCTTGATGAAGACCATTTGCAACCTGCACTTGGACAAGCTGGAATTTTTCCGTCTCCTGCACCCGGAGACTGCCATGAACTTCCCCCCTCTCTACAAGGAGGTTTTCAACTCTGAGCTTCAGTACAGCGACCCCCGGGAGAGCTAA